CCCAGGCCATTGCCATTGATTCAATGCCAAATTGTGCCAAAGCCCGGGAAACGTTAAACCCCTTACCACCCCAATCCAAACGTACCGACTTGCTGCGAAGGACGCTGTTGAACTGAATCTCAGGTATGGTTAGTGTGCGATCGATGCTGGGATTAGGTGTCAGGGTGTAAATCATCATATATTTTTCCTTAGAGCGGCGTTATACTGCCAATACCTGTATTTTTCTCATCAACCGTTGGGTCGCCTTTATATTTAATGCTGCCAGCTCCGGTAACGGTTGCTTTCAGCGTCTTTTCCGCCCAGACGGTGGCAGAGCCAGCTCCGGAGAGCAGCACTTCCGCATCCTGAGATTGTAATTCTTCAGCCTTATAACCGCCGGCCCCGCTCAGATTTATCTGTTGCGATTCAACCTGGCCGGTGAGTAAGATCTCACCCAAACCGCCCAGTACCGCATCCAGCGTCTGGTATGTCAAATTATGTAGTTCGATCTTGCCAGCGCCGCCCTGGGTCAATGCCAGTGATTCACCTGTGAGGGAATCACCCATCAGGATACCGGCGCCTTTCATATTGATCTTGTCAATCTTGGGCATCGTGACGTAATAGCGTAAATGCTTGTCGCCGTCCGCCCAACGGAAATTCGTCCAATTTTCCATATCGGAAAAGAAATCAATCTCAAGTATGTTATCCTTCACGGAGACCTGAATGGATTCGATCAGATCTTCACTGCCCTCAATCTTCAGAGCACAAGGTTCGCCCTGAATGACGAAGACTTCGCCAACGCTCTTGAAAAACAGACCGGAGAAAGTCGCCCCTTCCGGAATGAATTCGGTAACCTTACCATTGGGGTCCGGGATAGGTCCGGAATCTGTGGCCACCGCGTCAACCGCTTCTGGTACTGATTCCTTCACCTTATTAACTTTTGGCCGTTTACGACCAAACAGAGCCCGGCTGAAGACAACATAGAGCCCTAACAGGACCAACCCACCCCCGAGGAAAATCCCACTATAGATATCTGCTCCGCGAACCTGGAAGATAAGCTCGAACAGCACACCAAAACCGACAAAGAGCACCAGACCAAGCCCGATCAATAAACCCGAAACCCATCGGAGTGTATCCCGCTTCAGATAATTATTCATGATCGCCATACCCAAGCCTATCGCGACGATCAGAAGCGCCCAGGTGTAGGTCCAGGTAATCCATAAATCATAGGTGTTCTGAACAAAGAGCAGCAAGCCAATGACAATGATTAATGTCCCAGGAATAGCGAGGCCAGCGCCATGCCCTTTAGAAGTCAGCATTTCTCCGATGAAAGTCAGGCCAAAAAGGACAACCAGCAAAGGCCAATATTGGTCCATGATTGGTGTTTCAAGAAAGAGATCGGCAACAAAAAGCGCGCCCATCAGGATTAACATTATCCCAAAATAAATTTGCCAATGGAAAACGTTCCGTTTTTCTGCCATAACATAGCTCCTTTTTTATATTTACCGTTCTGGATTAATTTTATCACGCAATCAATCAATCCTTTTCCCCTGAATCAATGTGACAGCAAATACGGATGGCATTATCGAGTTTTAGAAATGGGTTGGGTAGAGAGAAGCTGTATTGTATAATTAGATTATAAAATAAACTATCCAACATCAAGATCTACAATAAAAGAAAATAATCGTGACTTCAAAACCTCAAATCTCCGAAAATCCGAACCCTAACCAATCTTCCCCCCGCTGGAGCTGGACGACCAAGCTGGTTGTCGGGCTGGGATTGGTTGCCATAGCCATCTGGCTGCTGGTCCAATTCCAGAACTTCCTCGGGCCAATCAT
This Chloroflexota bacterium DNA region includes the following protein-coding sequences:
- a CDS encoding DUF2807 domain-containing protein; translated protein: MAEKRNVFHWQIYFGIMLILMGALFVADLFLETPIMDQYWPLLVVLFGLTFIGEMLTSKGHGAGLAIPGTLIIVIGLLLFVQNTYDLWITWTYTWALLIVAIGLGMAIMNNYLKRDTLRWVSGLLIGLGLVLFVGFGVLFELIFQVRGADIYSGIFLGGGLVLLGLYVVFSRALFGRKRPKVNKVKESVPEAVDAVATDSGPIPDPNGKVTEFIPEGATFSGLFFKSVGEVFVIQGEPCALKIEGSEDLIESIQVSVKDNILEIDFFSDMENWTNFRWADGDKHLRYYVTMPKIDKINMKGAGILMGDSLTGESLALTQGGAGKIELHNLTYQTLDAVLGGLGEILLTGQVESQQINLSGAGGYKAEELQSQDAEVLLSGAGSATVWAEKTLKATVTGAGSIKYKGDPTVDEKNTGIGSITPL